CAGAAGGGCACGGGGGCACAGGTGTTGGCGCAGGTGTAGGAGCCCGGCCTCAACAGGCCCGCGTCGTCCTCGTAGTTGCCGCCGCCCGCGAAGTACACCTCCGGCGTCCAGCCCCAACGGCCGTTGTCCGCCCGGGTGCTGGCCCACCAGTTGTTCTCCGCGGCGCCGTCCCGGTACGTCTCGCCCTTCATCTCGGTGACGAACCAGTTGGCCGCGCCGCCCTGTGCCAGATAGCCGACCACGGGGGAGCCGGGGGAGCGGCTCGCGTGGACCGGGACGTGGCCGCGCGTGAGGTTGCAGTACATGACGGCGGTCCCGGGCCAGGTGCGCCCGGACGACGGGTCGGTCAGGTCCCGCTTCACGGTGTTGTGGCACGGCACGTTGTCGGTGGCCTGCGCCGGGGCGGCGGCGGGCCCTGCGAGGCCGGCCAGCGCCACGACGGCGAGGGCCGCGAGTCGGACGCGGAGGGGGGTGCGCATGGAGGTGTGGTCCTTCGCTCAGGGGTGGGCTCCGGGGGTGGGCGAGAGGGACGTTACGGCGGGGTGCCCGGTGGTGAGCGGTGACGACACGGCGCATCGGGGTGAGGGAGCGAGCATCCACCTGCGTGCCCAGCTGCAGGGTTGTCATATCAAACTCACTCGCGCTAGGTTGCCGTGCATGACGGTTGGAAAAGCAAACTCAATGGGTGGGGCGGGCGCGTCGACCGCGAGCTCGGACGCGCAATCGGGCACTTCGGCGTCGAAGGCGGAGGCGGGTTCAAGGGCAAGCGGTCCGGCTACCGGCAGGACCGGATCCGCCACCGCGTGGATCGTCTCCGCGGGCGTCTTCGTCGTGAACCTCGACCTGTTCATCGTCAATGTCGCCGTACCCGCCCTCTCCACCTCCTTCGACGGTGCCTCGCTCGCCTCCCTTTCCTGGGTCCTCAACGCCTACGCGATCGTGTTCGCGGCCCTGCTCGTGGCCGCCGGACGCCTCGCCGACCGGTACGGACACCGCCTCGGATTCCTGCTCGGCCTCGCGGTGTTCACCGTCGCCTCCGCGCTGTGTGCCGTGGCACCCGACGTCGGCTGGCTGGTCGCGGCGCGGGCGCTCCAGGCTGCGGGCGCCGCCGCCCTCATGCCGACATCACTCGCGCTGCTCCTCGTCGCCACCCCGGCGGAGCGCCGCCCGCGCGCCATTCGCGGTTGGGCGGCCATCGGAGGCATCGCCGCGGGCCTCGGCCCCGTGGCGGGCGGGCTGCTCGTGGAGGCCGACTGGCGCTGGGTCTTTCTCGTCAACGTGCCTGTCGGGATAGCCGGCCTCGTGGCCGGGGTGCGGCTGCTGCCCGCCGACCGTCCCGACCGCAGCGGCCCGCTGCCGGACCTGGCGGGCGCCGTCCTTCTCACGCTCGCCATCGGCTCCCTGGCGCTCGGTCTCGTCAAGGCCGAGGCGTGGGGCTGGAGTTCGGGCCGCGTGCTCGGCTCACTGGCTGCCGCCGTGATCCTCGCGGCGGCGTTCTGGCTGCGCTCGGCCCGGCACCCCGTCCCCATCGTCGAACTGCCGCTCCTGCGCATCCCGGCCTTCGCGTTCGCGACGCTCGCCGCACTCCTCTTCACCGTGGCGTTCGCCGCGATGCTCCTCACTTCCGTCCTGTGGTGCCAGCAGGTGTGGAGCTACTCGGCGATCCGTACCGGACTGGCCATCGCGCCGGGCCCGCTGGTCGTCCCCGTCCTCGCCGTCGCGTCAGGACCCGTCGTGCGACGCCTCGGCGCCGGCCGCGTGGCCGCGGCCGGCTGCCTCCTCTTCGCCGGCGGCCTCGTGTGGTGGGCCCTCGCCCTGGACACGTCGCCGCACTACGCCGCCGCGTTCCTGCCCGGCATGCTCATCACCGGCGTCGGCGTCGGATTCGCCCTGCCGACCCTCGTGGGGGCGGCCGCCACGGCGCTGCCGCCCGGCCGGTTCGCCACCGGGTCCGCGGTCACGACGATGGCCCGGCAGACGGGCGCCGTCCTCGGGGTGGCCGTGATGGTCGGCCTCATCGGCGAGCCCCGCACGGCGGAAGCGGCCCTCACGGCGTTCCGCCACGGCTGGCTGACCGCCGCGGTCGTCGGGGCGCTCGCGGTGGCGGCGGCCCTGGCGCTGCCCCGCCCGGCACCCGCCGCCGCGGCCCCGGCGAAGGCGCCTGCCTGACCCGGCTCGCCGGTTCGCCTAGAGTGCGGCGGGTAGTCACAGTGCCGGCGGAGGGACGCGCATGTCGCGGTATCGCGAGTTCAAGTTCAGGGCCGTGACGTCGTTCCAGCGGCGTATCGGCAACCCGCTCCTCTCCCGGCTCCCCGGCCAGATCCTGCTGGAGACCACCGGCCGCACGTCCGGGCTGCCCCGGCGCACCCCGGTCGGCGGCCGCCTGGTCGGCCGCGAGTTCTGGTGGGTGTCCGAGTACGGTGACAAGTCGCAGTACGTGCGCAACATCCAGGCCGACCCGAAGATCCGCGTACGGATCAAGGGACGCTGGCACACGGGCACGGCACACCTTCTGCCGGACGACGACGCCCGCGCGCGACTGAAGCGCCTGCCCCGGTACAACAGCGCCGCCGTGCGCACCCTCGGCACGAACCTGCTGACGCTGCGGGCCGATCTCACGGACCTCACCGACTGAGGCACGCCGTCCGCGCGCGGGTGCCGGCGCGGCATGGGCGTGGCGAGGCCGGCGGCCCGCGGCGCGGATACGTGAACTGGCTTGTGCGAGCACGAAGTTGACGACTTCGGGGCGGCGGAATCCGGTTGGTCGGATTCGGTGACAATCGGTTACCGGGTGCGCTCGACTGGCTACACTTGCGCGGCGCGTCACGTCGGGCAGCACGTCCGGCCGCACCCCGGAAGGTCCCTGCATGACTGCCCGTTCCCAGCCGGTGTCTCCTCTGCCCGAGCAGGTCGGCGCGCTGCGCGTCAGCGCCCGGCACCTGGCGAACGCCACCGTCGCGCCGGTGGAGACAGGCCCCGCGGCGGCGGGCGGCGATGTGTACGGAGCCGTTGAATCCCCTTACGGCACACGCCTGTTGATGGGTGATGTCATGGGCAAGGGCCGCGCGCTCGCCCGTACCGCGGACAGTGTCTTATGCGCCTGGCGCGATCTCGCCGTCTGCGAGGCGCGGTTGGAAGGGATCGCCGTACGGCTGCACTCGCTGGTCGCGTGCTCCGACGAACCCGACCGCTTCGTCACGGCGACCCTGCTCAGCGTCGAACCTGACGGATCCGCCCAACTGGTCTGCTGCGGACACCCGCCGCCCGTCCTGCTGCGCGACGGCGCCGCCGTCCACGCGGCGGTCCCCGCGCCCGCGCCACCGCTCGGCCTGCTCGACCTGCACTCCGGCTGGTGCGCCGCCCAACCGGTGCCCGCCACCGCCTGGGAGTGCATGCTGCTCTACACCGACGGGGTGAGCGAGGCCAGGGACGCGCGCGGGGCGTTCTACCCGCTGGCGGAGCGAGCCGCGGCCCTGGAGAACACGGTCCTCGAGGACTTCACCGACGCTCTCGCCGCCGACCTGCTCCGCCACGCGGAGGGCCGGCTCCAGGACGACGCCTCACTCCTCGCGGTCCGGGCCGCGGCCTAGGGCTCTCGTTCGGATCATGCCGGGCTCGCGGGGTCTGGTGCCGCACCTCGCGGCGTTGTCGTCAGTGGCCGACTCCCCCCCCGAGCTCTTGGCTGCGCTCGAGCAGGGGGACCCCAGCCCCGCTCCCTGATCCGGCCTCGTCCAAACGAAAGACCTTGGGCGAGAGTCCGAGGCGGGCGGGATCAGACCTTCAGGGCCCCTGCGCCGACGGACTCGGCCAGGACCTCGTCCGCCAGGTCCCGCGTCGGCTGCCACAGCGTTGTCACCGGAGACCAGACGCGCAGCCCGCCCGGCTCGGAGAGTGAGGCGGCGGTGAACTTCTGCCCATCGTGTTCCGGATTCGCCGCCACCACGACGTAGCCGACCGACCGCGCATCGGCGTCAGCGCTCGCGGACACGGAGCGCACAGCGGCGTGGGCGGTCTTCCCCGCGTCCAGCTTGTACGTGGCGCTCCCGGAGAGCGGGAACGGGACGGCGGCCCCGTCCAGATCGCCGTAAGTGACCAGCGGGACGTGGCCCACGAGGCACGCGTGCGAGGAGTTGTTCTTGACGCTCAGGCGCAGGACGTGGTCCTCGCCCGATGCGGCCGCCCGCACCGTCAGCGCGTTCTCCGCGCACTGCTTGAGGGCGGCGGCCGGTGCGGCGGCCGGGTGAGCGGGGCGGGGGTCGGCCGACGCGGCGGAGGCGGAGGCGCCGGTGGCTGACACGCCGGTCGCGGATACGAGCAGCGCGGCGGCGGCGAGAACGGTGCGAGTGGGCATCAGTCTGGTCTCCCGGCGAACAGTGGCTTTTCGCATTTCACCTGAAATGACGCTTAAGGAGCCTATCTCGGATGAATGCCTCTGCCCATGTCAGTGCCCATGTCAGCGCCTGAGCCGGTGTTCAAGCCGGTGCCTGCGTCGCTGACGTGACCACGGGTGTCGAGGGTCCATGGGCCCTAGGTGCAGTGCGCGCAAAGATTGCAGTGTGTGCAAGAATCTTTGGCGTGATGACATCAGGCACCGCGACGTCGGCGGTCCGCGAGCAGGCGCCGGCCGAGGGGCTGCGCGCCCGGCGACGGCGCCAGACCCGGGCCGAACTGCACGCCGCCACGGTCCGCCTGGCCCGTGAACACGGCCTCGAACACGTCACGGTCGAGATGATCAGCAAGGAGGCCGGCGTCTCCCCGCGGACCTTCTTCAACTACTTCCGCACCAAAGAGACCGCGCTCTTCGCCTGGCCCGGTGGCCTGACGGAGGCCGAGGCGGAGCAGTTCGTCTCCGCGCCCGGCCGCGACCCGGACGCCGTGCTGCGGGACCTGGGCGAGGTGTTCGCCACGCACGTGGACGAGATGGCGCCCGGCGCCGGAGCGTTCGAGGACGTCTTCGCCATCGTCGAGAAGGTGCCCTCGGCACTCGGTGCGTTCCTCGCCGAGTGCGACGCGCTCGAACGGGATCTCGCCGGCGCCATCGCCCGCCGCACCGGAGACGCCCCCGACGGGCAGACCGTCGCTCTTCTCGCGGGGATCGCCATGACCGCCGTACGCAACGGCCTCATGCGATGGGCCCGCGACAAGCAGCACCCCGACGGACCCGCGGCCTCGGTGCGCGACTCGTTCACCGCCCTGCGCGGCCTCCTCTCCCCGGCGGACTTCCCACACGCCACCACCGACCGGGAGGCCTGAGGCGCGGCTCCGAAGCGCGACCCGGCTGCCGCCCCCACGGCACCGGTGCGCGCACTCCCCGCGCAGGGCCCCCACACGACTCCCCACCCGAGCCCCGAAGACTCCCCAGCCTCCCCGGGCGGCGACCGCTCGCGCGCCGCGCACCCCATCCCTTCACGTACGGAGACCTGAGCATGACCCACGCCCCCGCACCGGCGGGCTCCGATCCCGCCCCTGAGGACGGCATAGCCAAGCCGCACAACTTCGGGCTGATCTTCGGCGCGCTGATGCTGACGATGCTGCTCGGCGCGCTCGACCAGACCATCGTCAGCACCGCCCTGCCGACCATCGTCGGCGAGCTCAACGGCATCGAGCACATGGCGTGGATCACCACCGCGTACATCCTCGCCGCCACCATCGGCATGCCGGTCTACGGCAAGCTCGGCGACCTCATGGGCCGCAAGAACATCTTCCTCGCGGGCATCGCGCTCTTCCTGGTCGGCTCCGTGGTCTGCGGGCTCGCCCAGAACATGGGCACCCTCGTCGCCGGCCGCGCCCTCCAGGGCCTGGGTGGCGGCGGCCTCATGATCACCTCGCAGGCGATCATCGCCGACCTCGTTCCGCCCCGGGAGCGCGCCAAGTACATGGCCCCCATGGGTGCCGTGTTCGGTCTTTCCTCGGTCGTCGGGCCGCTGCTCGGCGGCTGGTTCACCGACGAGCACTCGTGGCGCTGGGCGTTCTGGGTCAATCTTCCGCTCGGCATCCTCGCCTTCTTCGTCGCGGCCGTCGCGATCAAGCTGCCGCGGAAGGCCGTCAAGGTCACTCTCGACTACCTCGGTACCGCCCTGATGGCCGCCGCCGTCACCTGCACCGTGCTGTTCGCCAGCTGGGGCGGCACGCAGTACGCGTGGTCCGACCCGCTGGTCATCGGGCTCGGCGTCGGCGCGGTCGTCGCCTGGGTGCTGTTCTTCGTCGCCGAGAAGCGGGCCGCCGAGCCCGTCATCCCGCTGCACCTCTTCCGCAGCCCGATCTTCAACGTCGCCACGCTGCTCGGCATGATCGTCATCGGCCTCGGCATGTTCGCGATCGTCGGCTACATGCCCACGTATCTGCAGATGGTCTACGGCAAGACGGCCACCGAGTCGGGGCTGCTGCTCATCCCGATGGTCGTCGGCATCATGGCCACGGCGCTGCCGTCCGGCGCGATCATGAGCAAGACCGGCCGCTACAAGGTCTATCCGATCGTCGGCACGGTCATCATCATGCTCGTCGCGTTCCTGATGTCCCGCCTCGACGTGAGCGACCCGGTCTGGCAGGTCTGCCTGTACGTCGGACTCGCGGGCGCCGGTGTCGGCCTGATGATGCAGACGCTCGTACTCGCCGTGCAGAACGACTTCCCGGGCGCCGAGGTCGGCACCGCCACCTCCGCGAACAACTTCTTCCGTGAGATCGGCGCGACGCTGGGCACCGCCGTCGTCGGCGCGGTCTTCGCCAGCCGCCTCACCGACCAGCTCGCCACGCGCCTGCCCGTGGACGCCGCCTCGAAGGTCGGCGACAGCGACTCACTGACGCCCGCGCTCGTACGAGCCCTGCCGGCCGACCTGCGCGCCACGGTCGTCTCCTCGTACCAGGAGGCACTCGTGCCGATCTTCCTGTACCTGGTGCCCGTCTTCGCGGTCGGTCTCGTCCTCGCCTTCGTGCTGAAGGAGAAGCCGCTCGCCGACAACGAGGACTGGCATGCCGAGAACGAGACGGCGCGGCCGGGCGGTGAGGAGAAGGAGTTGGAGCCTGCCGTCGGTTGAGTCGGTCGGTCGGGTCAGCCGGCTGCTTGTGTGGCGCTGGGCGCGCCCGTCGGAGGGGTCTTCGGCGGGCGCGTTCTGTGTTTTTCGGCCTCGGGGGTGCGGTGAGTGGCGGTGCTCTTCAACTCGTGCGGCGGTGCAGGTGGTTCAGCCCTCGATCCACGCGCCCTCCCGCATCAGCTCCCTGCCCGCCAGCTCGTTGGCCTCCCGCCAGGCCTGGACCCGCTGCGGCGTGACCCGGAAATAGAGGTACTCCGAGGTCAGCCCGCGCGGGTCGAACCCTGTCTTCGCCGCGAACGCGTCACCGACGTCGTCCGGGAGCTCCGTGGCCGTCAGCGTCTGTGCCGTGCCCTCGATCATGACTACGTCACGCGTCGGCCCGATGCCGAGCCTGGCCCGCCCCGCGGACCGCAGATTGCGTCCCGTGGGACTGGCCGCCGGGGTGGCGAGCAGCAGCGTCGAACCGTCCCACAGGAACGACAGCGGCACGAGATAGGGCGTCGCGCCTTCCCCGTCCGACGTGTCCGCCGTGGCCACCCATACGTCCTCGTCGCGTTCGAGCCGGTCGAGGGTGTCCTGCTTGCGCTGTTTCGCGGTCCGGGCGGGTGGCATCGGCGTCTCCCTGTCGCATCGGGCGGGTTCCCTGGTCACTGTTATGACACGGGTCGGCCCTGGAATGTGACCGATGGGCGAGAACGCGCTTCTCGTTCCGGGCGTCGTCATCGCCGTCATCCGCTCAGGAATGGCGACACTCGGTGTCCTGATTTCGGGCCATGCTCGAACCGGGGACGGGCCACGACGGCCTGTCCGGCAGCAGCGAGGAGGCGGCTTCATGACGCAGGAACCCGGGACCGGAAGCGCCCGGCTGGACGGCAAGGTCGCCCTCGTGGCGGGTGCGACCCGCGGCGCGGGACGGGGCATCGCCGTGGAACTCGGCGCGGCCGGCGCCACGGTGTACGTGACCGGGCGCACCACGCGGGCCCGGCGCTCCGAGTACGACCGGCCGGAGACCATCGAGGACACGGCCGACCTGGTGACCGCGGCCGGCGGACGCGGTATCGCCGTGCCCACCGACCACCTGGAGTCCGCCCAGGTCAAGACCCTCGTCGACCGCATCGCCGACGAACAGGGTCGGCTCGACGTGCTGGTCAACGACATCTGGGGCGGCGAGAACCTCTTCGCCTGGGACACCCCGGTCTGGGAGCACGACCTCGACGACGGGCTTCGGCTGCTCCGCCTCGCCGTCGAGACACACGCCATCACCAGTCACTACGCGCTGCCGCTCCTGCTCCGCAGCCCCGGCGGTCTCGTGGTCGAGGTGACCGACGGCACGGCTGAATACAACCGCGACAACTATCGCGTCTCCTTCTTCTACGACCTCGCCAAGAGCTCCGTCCTGCGCATGGGCTTCGCCCTCGGGCAGGAGCTGGGTCCACGGGGCGCCACAGCCCTCGCCCTCACCCCGGGCTGGCTCCGCTCGGAGATCATGCTCGGGCACTACGGCGTCACCGAGGACAACTGGCGCGACGCCCTGGAACGGACACCGCACTTCGGCATCTCCGAGACCCCGTTCTACGTCGGCCGGGCCGTCGCCGCGCTCGCCGCCGACCCCGAAGTGGCCCGCTGGAACGGGCAGTCGACGTCCAGTGGGGCACTTGCCCAGGTGTACGGGTTCACCGACATCGACGGGAGCCGGCCCGACGCCTGGCGCTATCTCGTCGAGGTGCAGGATCCGGGCAAGCCGGCTGATGCGGGCTCTTACCGCTGACGCTGTGGGGGCTGGGGCTGGGGCTGAGGGCTCGGCGGTTGGTCTAGATCTGTGCCGGCCACACCTGCGTGCCGCCACCCCGCCACTCGACCAGCTCGGGGTCGTCCAGCCGCGCGTCCTCCAGGCCCGCGCGCCGCAGGAACTCGAGCACGTCCTCCTGCCCGGTGGCCAGCCCGGCGTCCTCGCCGCGGATCGTCACCCGGCGCCCGCCGGGCTGAGTGGCGTGCACGACTACAGGGGGAAATCCTTCAGGTTCGTCCATAGTCCTCAGCTTCCGTGAGGTGAATCGGCTCCGCACCCGGACGGGGTCCCGGCGGCGGACGCGTGGCGTTCTCGTTCCGCCAACAATGACGGAACGCGTGCGCGTGCGGCAGCCACTTCCCGATTACGTCCAAATCGCCCTGTATGAGCACCAGTCGAGCTGCTCCTGCCGGTCACGCGCGGCACAGAAGGACCAGTTACGGTGCTGTAGTGGTGACCACTCAGCAGGACAACGGGGAACAGACAGTGACCGGGACCGCGCTGCTCCTTGCGGCCGCCCCGGCGAACAAGAGCTGCCTCATCGACGCGACTTCCGTACTGCCCGCGCTCGCGGCCGTACCGCCCAGTGCCCTGACCGGCACCACCGCCGCGACCGTCGTCGAACTCGCCGATCCCGTCGATCCGCAGACTGTCCTCACCCGCATCCGTACGGCGGTCGCCGCGCCCGGGCCTCTCGCCCTGTTCGTGACCGGGCAGCTTCATCTGGATCAGCGCCAGCGTCTGCTTCATCTCGCCCTGGCCCGTACCACTCCGTCGACCCTGCGGTACACCTCCCTGCCCTGGCACTGGCTCACCGGCGAACTCGCGTTGCGGCGGCCCGACACCACCACGGTTGTCCTTGACCTGGTGGCCGATGGGGATGCCTGGGAGCAGGTGCGGGGCGGGGGGTTCGGTGTGGGGGTGGGTGTTCGTTTGTTCGGGCGGGTCTCGCCTCCGCCTCCGCGTCGTTCCACCGCCGTGCCCGGATATCTCAAGACCTACGCCTCGATATGGCGCAACGGGCACCGTCCGCCGCTTGCGCATCTTCATGCTCAGGCGGCTGGGGAGGCCGGTCCGGATGGTGCCCTGTTCCTCGCGGTCGATGGTGGGCCGGGGCCTGTTCCGGCGGCTCCCCGCCCGCCTGTGCCGGCCGCTCGGCAGGAGGAGGTACCTGTCGTCGAGCCTCGCCCTGATGCCGATCCGCACCCGGCGATCCTCGCCGCCGCGCAGTCCGGGCGGCACGGTGAGGCCGCTGCCCTCGCCGCGATGTGGGAGAGCACTGCTCTGCGTACCCATGGTGCGGGGTCGCCGGAGGCACTCCACTGGCTCGAGGTGCGTGCCGATCTTGCGCGGCTCGCTCAGGATCCTGGGCGCAGTTGCGAACTGTGGACAGCTGCGGCCGAGGCTCGGCTTGCGCGCGGGCAGGCGGTGGGCTCGGAGGATGTCGAGGCTGCCGTCGATCGCGCTCATCACCAGTGGGAGCAGCTTGGTGATCCGGCGCAGGCCCGTGCGCTTGCGGCCTCTCTTACGCGGTTGCGGCGTGCGGTTCCCGGGCGGCGGCCCGGTGCGCTCGAGGCCATTGGCCGGCGGATCTCGGCACTGGAGGGTGTGGCTGTGACGCCGTGACGGAAGGGTGGGTGGTGAGGTCCGGTGCGTTAGCTGGTGCGGGGCGTCTTCGGGCGGTGTGTTGCCGGGTGCGGGGCCGCGGGGGCATGGACGTGCTCGCTGTTCCACGGGTTTTCGCAGGTTGGCCAATTGCCGGTCCCTGTCTCGTGCGGGCATCCGCCTGGCTTTGTGTGCCGGGGCGGTCCGTGACGTAGTTCATAGGGCCGGTTGCGGGGTGGGGAATTCCCCGGGGTGGTTCTTCGTTAAACTAGACGTGGACGCGGATGGAGCTGTGTCCCCGGGCCTCATCTCATTTGCCTGCAAGGACGATCGTTCGGCTGATGCCTTGTGGAGCCCCCGCCGAGAGGCGACCGCCATCCGCGACCACTCAGACCGCCCCGGCCGTGATCCCCCGTCACGGTCGGGGCACTTCCGTTTCCGGGCCGTCCGTCCTTCCGCAGGACGTGCCGCCCCCTCGCCGCCCACAATGGAGACAGAGGCCACCGCTGAAGGAGGCGACGTGGACATCGACGATCAAGGGCGGGGAGACGACGTCTACCAGCCCGACGGGTCCGAGGTCCAGGACGACGAAGGGCTCCTCGACCAGGAGGACACCCTGCTCGGCGGCGGCGTCACCGATCCGCTCGACCAGGGCTATTCGCCGCCCGAGCGGCCCTGGGGGGTCGAGCACACCGGTGTCACCTGCACGGAGCAGCGGCTCGGCGAGACGCTGGACGAGCGTCTGTCCGAGGAGGTCCCCGATCTGGTGGTTCCTGATGACGACGGTATGGGCGACACGTGGGACACCGATGGCGAGTCGCTCGACGACGAGGTGGGGGCCGAGCGCTCCGGTCGGCTCGTGGCGCCCGACGAAGGCGTGCGCAAGAACGAGGAGGGCGAGCTGTTCGCCGAGGACGTCGGGATCGACGGCGCGGCCGCGTCCGCAGAGGAGGCTGCCATGCATCTCGTGGAGGACGTCCGCAGAGGGCGTGATCCACGGCGGGTCACCGACTGACCGTGCGGGAGAGGTGAGCCCGGCTTAGGGTGACGGAAGTCAGCCGACCGCATCGTGCACCCCTGCGGGAGAGTCAGTGACGCAAACGCAGCCTGTCATGGCGCCGCACTCGACAGCGGCCCTTTTTCTCGTGGTGACCACGGCACCTGGCGCCGAACCCCGCGTACGCGACCAGCTCGGTGGTTTGAACGGGCTGCTCCGCTCGGTCTCGTTCCGCTCTCCCGACTCGTTTCTGTCGTGCACCGTCGGGATCGGGTCTGTTGTCTGGGATCGGTTGTTCGGCGGGCCGCGGCCTGTTGGGCTGCATCCCTTTCGTGAGCTGAACGGCGATCGGCATCGGGCCGTCGCCACTCCGGGGGATCTGCTCTTTCATGTGCGGGCGCGGCGCATGGACCTCTGTTTTGAGCTGGCCGGCCACATCGTCGGTCAGCTCGGCGACGCCGTGACCGTTGCGGACGAGGTGCACGGCTTCAACTACTTCGACGACCGGGACCTGCTCGGGTTCGTCGACGGCAGCGAGAATCCGACCGGTGACGCGGCGCGCGCTGCCGTGTTCATCGGCGACGAGGACGCCCCGTTCGCGGGCGGCAGTTACGTCGTGGTGCAGAAGTACCTGCATGACATGACTGCCTGGAACGCTCTGTCGACGGAGGAGCAGGAGAAGGTCATCGGCCGTTCGAAGGCCGACAACATCGAGATGTCCGACGAGACCAAGCCCGCCGACTCCCACGTCGCCCTCAACACCATTACCGAGGACGGCGAGGAACGGAAGATCTTCCGCAAGAACATGCCGTTCGGCACCCTGGGGCGCGGCGAGTTCGGGACGTACTTCATCGGGTACGCGCGGACCCCCGCGGTCACCGAGCAGATGCTCGAGAACATGTTCATCGGCAGCCCGCCCGGCAACACCGACCGGATCCTCGACTTCTCCACCGCCGTCACGGGAAACCTGTTCTTCGTCCCCACCGCAGACTTCCTCGACAACCTGCCGGACCCGCCCGCCCTGCCGGACGCCGCACGCGAACTTCCCCTCCCTGCCGCGTCACCGCAGCCCGTCGTCGCCCCGCCCGACGGCTCGTTGGGCATCGGCGGCCTCAAAGGAGCCCCCGCGTCATGAACAACCTGCACCGCGAACTCGCCCCCATCAGCGAAGCCGCCTGGGCGGAGATCGAGCAAGAGGCCGGCCGGACCTTCCAGCGTCATGTCGCGGGACGCCGCGTCCTCGACGTCACCGGCCCCGACGGGCTCGAACTCGCCGCCGTCGGCACCGGGCATCTGCGGTCCGTCACGCCGCCCGCCCCGGGAGTCATGGCACGCCTGCGCGAGGCCCAGCCGCTTGTCGAACTGCGCGTTCCCTTCACCGTCAGCCGCGAGGCCGTGGACGATGTCGCGCGCGGCTCCAACGACTCCGACTGGCAGCCGGTCAAGGACGCGGCCCGCACCATGGCCTTCGCCGAGGACCAGGCCATCTTCGACGGCTACGCCGCGGCCCGGATCGAAGGTGTCCGCGAGCGCACGTCCAACCCCGTCCTGAGTCTGCCGGCCGAGCCTCGCGACTACCCCGACACCATCGCGAGGGCCCTCAGTGCCCTGCGCCTCGCCGGCGTCGACGGCCCGTACTCGCTGCTGCTCGGCGCGGAGGCGTACACGGCGGTCAGTGAGACCACCGACCACGGCTTCCCCGTGGCCGGCCACATCGCCCGCCTCCTCGACGGTGATCTGATCTGGGCACCCGCGATCAACGGCGCGTTCGTCCTGACCACCCGCGGCGGCGACTACGAACTCCGCATCGGCCAGGACCTGTCCATCGGCTACACCTCGCACGACGCGACCGGCGTCGAGCTGTACTTCCAGGAGACGTTGACGTTCCTGATGTACACGGACGAGGCCGTTGTCGCTCTGCGGGCGTGACGGCTGGGATTCATTGACGGGGTGTGCCGGGGCGGTTAGGAAGACCGGATGAGTCGACCTACCGTTTGCGGGCCCGAAGGGCCTCTGCGCGCCGGACCCGCTGTAT
The DNA window shown above is from Streptomyces sp. NBC_01445 and carries:
- a CDS encoding MFS transporter, whose translation is MTVGKANSMGGAGASTASSDAQSGTSASKAEAGSRASGPATGRTGSATAWIVSAGVFVVNLDLFIVNVAVPALSTSFDGASLASLSWVLNAYAIVFAALLVAAGRLADRYGHRLGFLLGLAVFTVASALCAVAPDVGWLVAARALQAAGAAALMPTSLALLLVATPAERRPRAIRGWAAIGGIAAGLGPVAGGLLVEADWRWVFLVNVPVGIAGLVAGVRLLPADRPDRSGPLPDLAGAVLLTLAIGSLALGLVKAEAWGWSSGRVLGSLAAAVILAAAFWLRSARHPVPIVELPLLRIPAFAFATLAALLFTVAFAAMLLTSVLWCQQVWSYSAIRTGLAIAPGPLVVPVLAVASGPVVRRLGAGRVAAAGCLLFAGGLVWWALALDTSPHYAAAFLPGMLITGVGVGFALPTLVGAAATALPPGRFATGSAVTTMARQTGAVLGVAVMVGLIGEPRTAEAALTAFRHGWLTAAVVGALAVAAALALPRPAPAAAAPAKAPA
- a CDS encoding nitroreductase/quinone reductase family protein, whose translation is MSRYREFKFRAVTSFQRRIGNPLLSRLPGQILLETTGRTSGLPRRTPVGGRLVGREFWWVSEYGDKSQYVRNIQADPKIRVRIKGRWHTGTAHLLPDDDARARLKRLPRYNSAAVRTLGTNLLTLRADLTDLTD
- a CDS encoding PP2C family protein-serine/threonine phosphatase, producing MTARSQPVSPLPEQVGALRVSARHLANATVAPVETGPAAAGGDVYGAVESPYGTRLLMGDVMGKGRALARTADSVLCAWRDLAVCEARLEGIAVRLHSLVACSDEPDRFVTATLLSVEPDGSAQLVCCGHPPPVLLRDGAAVHAAVPAPAPPLGLLDLHSGWCAAQPVPATAWECMLLYTDGVSEARDARGAFYPLAERAAALENTVLEDFTDALAADLLRHAEGRLQDDASLLAVRAAA
- a CDS encoding DUF4232 domain-containing protein, producing the protein MPTRTVLAAAALLVSATGVSATGASASAASADPRPAHPAAAPAAALKQCAENALTVRAAASGEDHVLRLSVKNNSSHACLVGHVPLVTYGDLDGAAVPFPLSGSATYKLDAGKTAHAAVRSVSASADADARSVGYVVVAANPEHDGQKFTAASLSEPGGLRVWSPVTTLWQPTRDLADEVLAESVGAGALKV
- a CDS encoding TetR/AcrR family transcriptional regulator; translated protein: MTSGTATSAVREQAPAEGLRARRRRQTRAELHAATVRLAREHGLEHVTVEMISKEAGVSPRTFFNYFRTKETALFAWPGGLTEAEAEQFVSAPGRDPDAVLRDLGEVFATHVDEMAPGAGAFEDVFAIVEKVPSALGAFLAECDALERDLAGAIARRTGDAPDGQTVALLAGIAMTAVRNGLMRWARDKQHPDGPAASVRDSFTALRGLLSPADFPHATTDREA
- a CDS encoding MDR family MFS transporter codes for the protein MTHAPAPAGSDPAPEDGIAKPHNFGLIFGALMLTMLLGALDQTIVSTALPTIVGELNGIEHMAWITTAYILAATIGMPVYGKLGDLMGRKNIFLAGIALFLVGSVVCGLAQNMGTLVAGRALQGLGGGGLMITSQAIIADLVPPRERAKYMAPMGAVFGLSSVVGPLLGGWFTDEHSWRWAFWVNLPLGILAFFVAAVAIKLPRKAVKVTLDYLGTALMAAAVTCTVLFASWGGTQYAWSDPLVIGLGVGAVVAWVLFFVAEKRAAEPVIPLHLFRSPIFNVATLLGMIVIGLGMFAIVGYMPTYLQMVYGKTATESGLLLIPMVVGIMATALPSGAIMSKTGRYKVYPIVGTVIIMLVAFLMSRLDVSDPVWQVCLYVGLAGAGVGLMMQTLVLAVQNDFPGAEVGTATSANNFFREIGATLGTAVVGAVFASRLTDQLATRLPVDAASKVGDSDSLTPALVRALPADLRATVVSSYQEALVPIFLYLVPVFAVGLVLAFVLKEKPLADNEDWHAENETARPGGEEKELEPAVG
- a CDS encoding pyridoxamine 5'-phosphate oxidase family protein; amino-acid sequence: MPPARTAKQRKQDTLDRLERDEDVWVATADTSDGEGATPYLVPLSFLWDGSTLLLATPAASPTGRNLRSAGRARLGIGPTRDVVMIEGTAQTLTATELPDDVGDAFAAKTGFDPRGLTSEYLYFRVTPQRVQAWREANELAGRELMREGAWIEG